In one window of Microtus pennsylvanicus isolate mMicPen1 chromosome 2, mMicPen1.hap1, whole genome shotgun sequence DNA:
- the LOC142844306 gene encoding olfactory receptor 4F21-like, with amino-acid sequence MDQTNDSVVFEFVLLGLFNSWKTTIFLIYIFSLLYLSIILGNLFIVFLVITDSHLQSPMYFLLANLSFIDVGLSSTTVPKMISDLLKEHRVISFHSCMTQMCFIHIIGRVEMVLLIAMAFDRYTAICKPLHYLRIMSPKLCILFVMAGWVTGVVHALSQFSFVINLPFCGPNKVDSFYCDFPRIIQLACTDRDKFEFVVAANSGFMSMGTFFLLLLSYVFILITVWKRSSGDLTKALVTLSAHITVVVLFFTPCMFLYVWPFPTSSIDKYLFIVDFAVTPALNPVIYTLRNKDMKEAIKKLSKQRCYVGIV; translated from the coding sequence ATGGATCAAACAAATGACTCTGTGGTTTTTGAGTTTGTGTTGCTGGGACTGTTCAACTCCTGGAAAACTACAATTTTTCtcatatacattttttctttgctctatttAAGCATAATCTTGGGAAatctttttattgtctttttggtAATTACTGACTCCCACTTACAGTCTCCTATGTACTTTCTTCTGGCCAACCTGTCCTTCATTGATGTTGGACTTTCCTCTACCACAGTTCCCAAGATGATCTCAGATCTTCTGAAAGAACACAGAGTAATTTCGTTCCACAGTTGTATGACTCAGATGTGTTTTATCCACATTATAGGAAGAGTGGAGATGGTGCTGCTCATAGCCATGGCATTTGACAGGTACACAGCCATTTGTAAGCCTCTACACTACTTGAGAATCATGAGCcctaaattatgtattttatttgtaatgGCTGGCTGGGTCACTGGTGTGGTCCATGCCCTGTCCCAGTTCTCTTTTGTTATAAACCTGCCTTTTTGTGGTCCTAACAAAGTAGATAGCTTTTACTGTGACTTTCCTCGGATCATACAACTCGCATGTACTGATAGAGACAAGTTTGAGTTTGTTGTTGCTGCCAATAGTGGCTTCATGAGCATGGGgaccttcttcctgcttctgctctccTATGTCTTCATTTTGATAACTGTCTGGAAAAGGTCTTCAGGAGACTTGACCAAGGCACTTGTCACTCTATCAGCACACATCACTgtggttgttcttttttttactcCCTGCATGTTTCTCTATGTGTGGCCTTTCCCCACATCATCAATTGACAAATACCTGTTTATTGTTGACTTTGCTGTAACCCCTGCCCTGAATCCTGTTATCTATACATTAAGAAACAAAGATATGAAAGAAGCCATTAAAAAGCTGAGTAAGCAAAGATGTTATGTCGGAATTGTCTAA